tgagtcaatctcttttggggtataaaagagagaagtgagcagagagacaggaggacctcataccaccaagaaaatagtgccaggagcagagcacatccttcggacctggggttcctgtgcagagaagctcctagaccaagggaagattgatgacaaggacctttctccagagcagacagagaaagaaagcctttccctggagctggtgccctgaatttgaacttccagcctactagactgtgagagaataaacttctgtttgttaaagccatctacttgtggtatttctgttacagcagcactggataactaagacccCATGAAAAATACTTATTCATCTAACCTACAGAGAAAACACTATTAAACTTGTGTCATGTCAAAAGCACTAGTAATGGTTAatattcacacacatatacacataagtCTTCAGGCAACCTAAAGTTGGAGGGCCTCACATTTGAAAGGGAGGAAATACACATTTTCTTTTGAGGAAAGATGGAAGTTTATACAGAAAGAAACTTTGATGTGAAAACAAGGATCTATGAACATAAATATGatcctcacagtaaagttggACATAAAGTACATACAGGTATTTACCAAGGGAGAAGTGTGGCTCAGATAAATATAAAGGTGTGGGTGGCAGAGTGGCAATAATGAGATTATAAACATAATTAGATTGTGTTCCCCTCCATTAATATATCCATCCATCACAAATAAAAAGGTGAGCAATTAATGAATAGGCAGAAGactgaaaaatgtttttatttatgaaaaaagtggtgtttagaatttaaaaatgcatattttcACTAAACATTGAATTTTTTAACCTATTCTTAAGTCATTAAGACGCACCTTTATTTTAGCTTTTGACGCTCAGAGTACTTCTGTTTTCCAGGGTTTATATGCAGCACTGATTTCTCCATTTAATGCAGTATCCGTAATCATACTCAACATCATCACAAAatgttttacatattcctttcaCTTTTTCACATCTTTCAAATCTATATTTCGGTTTGTAGAAGTCACTTCTGGCTGTAAGCAAGAAAGACATCTAAAATCATTAATCCATTATTCATTTTGGATTACTAAggggaaaccaaacctgttctaATTGTGGGACAACGTGTGGTAGGTGGACTGTCTGAGATGTTGGGTTGTTTTATAGGACAATTCATCAGTAGGCCTAGAAAGTGGCCAATCTACAAACATTTTATTTGTACAAAATAAGCAGGACCTTATTTTACAGCACGCATTAGTACTGGCTCCCAGGAGGTCTTGCCAACCTATTTTTCTTAATTCATTAAGACCAACTTGCTCTGCCATGCTTTGATTGAGATGATATatatagcttttaaaaaaatacctgAAAGTTTcatgttttctgaatttttaaagcTTACACTTACTGATTTTTCACAGTGTGACTTCTCTGatgttttcttcttcattctaTACCTTACTATTAAGTAAAACATTCATTTATTATATCAGATATCTTCCTCTCACCAACCTACAGTAACACTTAATGAATGAACAACATAACATAATAATTATATGTGTTtttcataaatatataatatgttaTTTTTGTTCTTGCACCCATAATATAAACCTCTATATAACATAACAGTTATGATTTATTCtgattctttgttgtttttaagaAGTTATCTCCTACAAAATATAGTCCAATAATTGGAACACAGTAGGCATGCAAATACTTACTGATAGAGTCATTTATTAAGAAACCACTTCAGACATATACAAAGTTTGGTTACAGATTTAAGTATTGATTAAAAAGAGGAGTTCCAGATTAGTCTTCTGATTGCTTGTGAGTAATGTAAAACAATGCAAAGAGGGGTGTTCTGAGATTCCAAACTCACAGCTCTGTGTTCACATATCAAACTACAGTTAATGGAAgcaaaaacttctctttgtttctttagGATTTATTGTTCTTAATGATTTGATTACACTGCAACCAATGCCATTATAATATAAAAGAAACTTCTGagttagatttttgttttctttcaaatctTACCATACTGCTTACTTATTGTGGGTAAATCAACCACCTATCTGCATGGCAGAATACAAAATTATATGTATCACAGATATACTTTGAATATTAAATTGAGTGCATGTGTatgtcaggaaaaaaataatacaaattaattTCATTAAAGTTTGGGGAAGAAATTTAATTTAGATAAAAGATATAGAATGTTAACTACTAGAACCTAATTGTCAGCATAGTACCTAattgaagttttaaaaagaatttcattCTAACTCAATATAGTAACCATTTAGACTCATagttttaggacagagtaaaactgtcccatagggtttccaaagctgtaatctttacagaagccgactgccacatctttctctcatggaactGCTGGTGTGTTCGaaacaccagcctttcagtttgcaTCCAAGCGCTTTAATCACCACTCCAACAGGGATCCTTAGTATTCTCTAGGCATTAGGTTAAGAACTGGACAGAAAGTAGAGAAGTAAAATGAATGTATTAAGtttattttcttgtatgaatttgcTTTAAACTTAAGGTGGAAGAGACTATTAGGAAGAACAGTTGAGAGGCCAAGGTAACCAAGAAAAAGTTGATTTGGTCATAAACTAAGTTTCCGACTGTAATCATGGAGAAGAAAATCGAATGATAGAGCCACTTCTAAGATAAAACAGACAAGACTCAGTACCAATTCTCAGAGATTAAGAAGAGTAGAAAGGAAAAATATACGTATTTTAGGGTTCACTTTTGAGAGAGAGGATTGAAGATGATGCTATTAAGCTAGCTAGTAAAAGTAGAAGGAAGCGTTGATACTTGAGGCAAAATAATCATGAGACTATTATATCGTATTGTTTGTAGTATCTGTGGGTAATTGAAGAAAGGCAATAATACTGTTATATCATATTGGTTTATGCTATCTATGGAAAATTGATGTGGACAAATGCAATAATCAATTAGAAGTAATCAATCAAATGGGTTTTATTAATCATCTCCATACACATGTACTCTTATCTCTACAAATTCTTATGCAGTCCTTACAAACAAGCCTGTATGTGAATATTAAGAATTTTATgtaagcatttttaaaatttcttttttgcaCAGAATATTGTGCTACATGAAATACTCCATGTCAATATGAGATATATTATCTTTCTTTTAAGATAACCCCAAAGGGACAGATAATTGAGACAACATGTGAACACAAAACCATGATAACAAGCAGGAAATACTTCCCTGGGGAAGATTAATAgtaattgtttgttgttgttagctgccatggagttggcccctgattcGTGGGTAccatgtgcacaacagaatggaatgcTGTCTAGTCCTTCACCATCTCTACAATCAGTTGAGAGTTGGCccgttttgatccatagggttttcactggctgatttccagaaataGACTgacaggcctttattcctagcctgtcttagtctggaaactctgctaaaacctattcagcatcacagaaacactcaAACCTCCACTGAAACATTGGTGCTGagtgcacatgaggtacattggctggaaatcaaacccgaGTCTCTGCTGTGGtggacaagaattctaccacctgaatcaccactgcccctaaTTATTCTAGTGAAGAATAAGGTTATACTAACCCACACGTTTATCAGTTTGTCACACCATGGGGGcttaggtgttgctgtgatgctggaagctatgccactggtgttcaaatATCAGccagtcacccatggtagacaggtttcagtagagcttcaagactaagacagagtaggaagaagggcctggtgatctacttccaaaaaaattaagcagtgaaaaccctatgaatagcagcggaacattatctgatatagtgctgtaagatgagcccctaaagttggaaggcattcaaaatatgactggagaagagttgcATCCTCAAAGTAGCGCCAAacttaatgacttggatgaagtcaagctttcagactgtctttgctgatgtggcgtgacacaaaatgagaagaaacagatgcaaacatccgcTAACAATAGGAACatggagtgtatgaagtatgaatctgggaaaattggaagtcatcaataacggagcacataaacatcagaattgtaggcattagtgagctgaagtggactggtatttgccattttgaattgaacaatcatatggtctactgtgctgggaatgacaacttaaagaggaatgcattacattcattgtgaaaaagaacatttcaagatctaccctgaagtacactggtgtcagtgataggataatatccatatgcctacaaggaagacaaatta
This is a stretch of genomic DNA from Elephas maximus indicus isolate mEleMax1 chromosome 1, mEleMax1 primary haplotype, whole genome shotgun sequence. It encodes these proteins:
- the LOC126069942 gene encoding beta-defensin 110-like — protein: MKKKTSEKSHCEKSMSFLLTARSDFYKPKYRFERCEKVKGICKTFCDDVEYDYGYCIKWRNQCCI